In Trifolium pratense cultivar HEN17-A07 linkage group LG7, ARS_RC_1.1, whole genome shotgun sequence, a genomic segment contains:
- the LOC123899229 gene encoding shootin-1-like isoform X1 — MMYSDSYFRMKTALRDSDQLQQDNDTFMFESQTKQQKMLLYQSLRQPILRRLNKEQLKMLKSAVEELSKNESKGKGIEELEADWKIIQNLQKEILQSFRDITKEEITTLKEEEASLKEESAAVKEDITILKEAFNLNDEKVKEEEEDVIEKANLTDTSSVRGMFSRFRMSLERLKALDRMTLDRMTMMTMKKQLTKSEEEITKEEITTLKEEEASLKEDITILKEAFNLNDEKVKEEEEDVIAKVNLSDTSSVRDMFSSFRMSLDRLKALDRMTLDRMTMMTMKKQLTKSEEEITKDEITTLKEEAAAVKEEESTLNEEITILKEEALNDEKVKEEEAVKEEEGVKEAAAVKEEDVMEKANLTDTSSVRDIFSRIKMSLDKLEALDRMTMKKQLTKAEEEITNILPLP; from the exons ATGATGTATTCTGATTCTTATTTTCGCATGAAAACGGCACTAAGAGATTCGGATCAGTTACAACAGGATAATGACACTTTCATGTTCGAGTCTCAGACGAAACAACAGAAGATGTTGTTGTACCAGTCTTTGAGACAGCCGATTCTAAG AAGATTAAACAAGGAGCAATTGAAGATGTTGAAATCAGCTGTAGAGGAACTGTCGAAAAATGAGTCTAAAGGCAAAGGGATAGAAGAACTGGAAGCGGATTggaaaatcattcaaaatttaCAAAAAGAGATACTCCAATCATTTAGAGATATTACCAAAGAAGAGATTACCACTTTAAAGGAAGAAGAAGCTTCTTTGAAGGAAGAATCTGCTGCTGTGAAAGAAGATATTACCATCTTGAAAGAAGCTTTTAATTTGAATGATGAAAAagtgaaggaagaagaagaagatgtgATTGAAAAAGCTAACTTG ACAGATACGTCTTCTGTTCGGGGTATGTTTTCTCGCTTCAGAATGTCACTAGAGAGACTG AAAGCACTCGATAGGATGACACTCGATAGGATGACAATGATGACAATGAAAAAACAACTCACCAAATCAGAGGAAGAGATTACCAAAGAAGAGATTACCACTTTAAAGGAAGAAGAAGCTTCTTTGAAGGAAGATATTACCATCTTGAAAGAAGCTTTTAATTTGAATGATGAAAAagtgaaggaagaagaagaagatgtgATTGCAAAAGTTAACTTG TCAGATACGTCTTCTGTTCGGGATATGTTTTCTAGCTTCAGAATGTCACTGGACAGGCtg AAAGCACTCGATAGGATGACACTCGATAGGATGACAATGATGACAATGAAAAAACAACTCACCAAATCAGAGGAAGAGATTACCAAAGATGAGATTACCACTTTGaaggaagaagctgctgctgtGAAGGAAGAAGAATCCACTTTGAACGAAGAGATTACCATTTTGAAGGAAGAAGCTTTGAATGATGAAAAAGTGAAGGAAGAAGAAGCTGTGAAGGAAGAGGAAGGTGTGAAGGAAGCTGCTGCTGTCAAGGAAGAAGATGTGATGGAAAAAGCTAACTTG ACGGATACGTCTTCTGTTCGGGATATTTTTTCTCGCATCAAAATGTCACTGGACAAGCTG GAAGCACTCGATAGGATGACAATGAAAAAACAACTCACCAAAGCAGAGGAAGAGATTACCAATATACTACCGCTACCTTAA
- the LOC123899229 gene encoding shootin-1-like isoform X2 gives MMYSDSYFRMKTALRDSDQLQQDNDTFMFESQTKQQKMLLYQSLRQPILRRLNKEQLKMLKSAVEELSKNESKGKGIEELEADWKIIQNLQKEILQSFRDITKEEITTLKEEEASLKEESAAVKEDITILKEAFNLNDEKVKEEEEDVIEKANLKALDRMTLDRMTMMTMKKQLTKSEEEITKEEITTLKEEEASLKEDITILKEAFNLNDEKVKEEEEDVIAKVNLSDTSSVRDMFSSFRMSLDRLKALDRMTLDRMTMMTMKKQLTKSEEEITKDEITTLKEEAAAVKEEESTLNEEITILKEEALNDEKVKEEEAVKEEEGVKEAAAVKEEDVMEKANLTDTSSVRDIFSRIKMSLDKLEALDRMTMKKQLTKAEEEITNILPLP, from the exons ATGATGTATTCTGATTCTTATTTTCGCATGAAAACGGCACTAAGAGATTCGGATCAGTTACAACAGGATAATGACACTTTCATGTTCGAGTCTCAGACGAAACAACAGAAGATGTTGTTGTACCAGTCTTTGAGACAGCCGATTCTAAG AAGATTAAACAAGGAGCAATTGAAGATGTTGAAATCAGCTGTAGAGGAACTGTCGAAAAATGAGTCTAAAGGCAAAGGGATAGAAGAACTGGAAGCGGATTggaaaatcattcaaaatttaCAAAAAGAGATACTCCAATCATTTAGAGATATTACCAAAGAAGAGATTACCACTTTAAAGGAAGAAGAAGCTTCTTTGAAGGAAGAATCTGCTGCTGTGAAAGAAGATATTACCATCTTGAAAGAAGCTTTTAATTTGAATGATGAAAAagtgaaggaagaagaagaagatgtgATTGAAAAAGCTAACTTG AAAGCACTCGATAGGATGACACTCGATAGGATGACAATGATGACAATGAAAAAACAACTCACCAAATCAGAGGAAGAGATTACCAAAGAAGAGATTACCACTTTAAAGGAAGAAGAAGCTTCTTTGAAGGAAGATATTACCATCTTGAAAGAAGCTTTTAATTTGAATGATGAAAAagtgaaggaagaagaagaagatgtgATTGCAAAAGTTAACTTG TCAGATACGTCTTCTGTTCGGGATATGTTTTCTAGCTTCAGAATGTCACTGGACAGGCtg AAAGCACTCGATAGGATGACACTCGATAGGATGACAATGATGACAATGAAAAAACAACTCACCAAATCAGAGGAAGAGATTACCAAAGATGAGATTACCACTTTGaaggaagaagctgctgctgtGAAGGAAGAAGAATCCACTTTGAACGAAGAGATTACCATTTTGAAGGAAGAAGCTTTGAATGATGAAAAAGTGAAGGAAGAAGAAGCTGTGAAGGAAGAGGAAGGTGTGAAGGAAGCTGCTGCTGTCAAGGAAGAAGATGTGATGGAAAAAGCTAACTTG ACGGATACGTCTTCTGTTCGGGATATTTTTTCTCGCATCAAAATGTCACTGGACAAGCTG GAAGCACTCGATAGGATGACAATGAAAAAACAACTCACCAAAGCAGAGGAAGAGATTACCAATATACTACCGCTACCTTAA